In a genomic window of Erinaceus europaeus chromosome 12, mEriEur2.1, whole genome shotgun sequence:
- the LOC103111558 gene encoding olfactory receptor 1P1-like, translating into MEEGNQTSSFEFLLWGLSEEPKQQPILFLVFLCMYTVAVMGNLLILLAIGTDKCLHTPMHFFLASLSCADILFISITVPKALVNIQTQNRSISYAGCLTQLYFFLTLGDMDSFLLATMAYDRYVAICHPLHYMMIMSPRRCVLLIATCWTLTNFLAMPHTFLMLRLTFCPNKIIPDFFCDLVPLMKVSCSDTRVNELVLLYLGGAVLVVPFIFILISYIYIVSAIVRVPSAQGRRKAFSTCGSHLAVVALFFGTVFRAYLFPSSSASNSVQGDTAAAVMYTVVTPLLNPFIYSLRNKDMKGALGKLLGGKVSFLRGR; encoded by the coding sequence ATGGAAGAAGGAAACCAGACCAGCAGCTTTGAGTTCCTCCTCTGGGGCCTCTCCGAGGAGCCCAAGCAGCAGCCCATCCTCTTCCTGGTGTTCCTGTGCATGTACACGGTTGCTGTGATGGGCAATCTGCTCATCCTCCTGGCCATTGGCACTGATAAATGTCTCCACACACCCATGCACTTTTTTCTTGCCAGTCTATCCTGTGCAGACATCCTTTTCATTTCCATCACCGTGCCCAAGGCCCTGGTGAACATCCAGACCCAGAACAGGTCCATTTCCTACGCAGGATGCCTGACCCAGCTCTACTTCTTCTTAACTTTGGGAGACATGGATAGCTTTCTCCTGGCCAcaatggcctatgaccgctatgtggccatctgccacCCTCTCCACTACATGATGATCATGAGCCCCAGGCGCTGCGTCCTCCTGATCGCCACCTGCTGGACTCTTACTAATTTTCTTGCCATGCCCCACACCTTCCTCATGCTTCGACTTACTTTCTGCCCGAATAAAATCATTCCTGACTTCTTCTGTGATCTGGTGCCCTTGATGAAGGTGTCCTGCTCCGACACTCGGGTCAATGAGCTAGTGCTCCTCTACCTGGGGGGAGCAGTCCTTGTAGTTCCCTTTATCTTCATCCTGATCTCTTATATCTACATTGTTTCAGCCATTGTCAGAGttccttctgcccagggaagacgcAAGGCCTTCTCTACATGTGGTTCCCACCTTGCTGTCGTTGCCCTGTTCTTTGGGACAGTGTTCAGGGCTTATCTGTTCCCCTCATCCTCTGCATCCAATTCAGTACAAGGGGACACAGCAGCTGCTGTCATGTACACAGTGGTGACTCCCCTGTTAAACCCGTTTATTTACAGCTTGCGGAACAAGGACATGAAGGGAGCCCTGGGGAAGCTCCTCGGAGGCAAAGTCTCCTTCTTGAGGGGCCGGTGA
- the LOC103111569 gene encoding olfactory receptor 1P1-like has protein sequence MEEGNQTSSFEFLLWGLSEQPEQQPILFLVFLWMYIVTVTGNLLIVLAILTDKRLHTPMYFFLATLSCADVLFTSSTVPKALVNIQTHSRSISYAGCLTQLYFFLTFGDMDIFLLATMAYDRYVAICHPLHYMMIMSPRRCVLLIATCWTLTNFVAMTHTFLMFRLSFCSKKIIPDFFCDLGPLMKVSCSNTQVNELVLLFLGGAVILVPFILILISYIRIVAAILRVPSAQGRHKAFSTCGSHLAVVALFFGTVIRAYLCPSSSASNSVEQDTAAAVMYTVVTPLLNPFIYSLRNKDMKGALGRLIRGKVLFLKCQ, from the coding sequence ATGGAAGAGGGAAACCAGACCAGCAGCTTTGAATTTCTTCTCTGGGGCCTCTcagagcagccagagcagcagcccatcCTCTTCCTGGTGTTCCTGTGGATGTACATAGTGACTGTGACTGGCAACCTGCTCATCGTCCTGGCGATTCTCACTGACAAGCGTCTCCAcacacccatgtacttcttccttgcCACCCTGTCCTGTGCAGATGTTCTTTTCACCTCTAGCACTGTGCCCAAGGCCCTGGTGAATATCCAGACTCACAGCAGGTCTATCTCCTACGCAGGATGCCTGACCCAGCTCTACTTCTTCTTGACCTTTGGAGACATGGACATTTTTCTCCTGGCCAcaatggcctatgaccgctatgtggccatctgccacCCCCTCCACTACATGATGATCATGAGCCCCAGGCGCTGCGTCCTCCTGATCGCCACCTGCTGGACTCTTACTAATTTTGTTGCGATGACCCACACCTTCCTCATGTTCAGACTTTCCTTCTGCTCTAAGAAAATCATTCCTGACTTCTTCTGTGATCTGGGACCCCTAATGAAGGTGTCCTGCTCTAACACTCAGGTCAATGAGCTAGTACTTCTCTTCTTGGGGGGAGCAGTCATATTAGTCCCCTTTATACTCATCCTGATCTCTTATATCCGCATTGTTGCTGCCATCCTTAGAGTCCCTTCGGCACAGGGAAGGCACAAGGCCTTCTCTACCTGTGGTTCCCATCTTGCTGTTGTCGCTCTTTTCTTTGGGACAGTGATCAGAGCTTATCTGTGCCCCTCATCCTCTGCATCCAACTCGGTAGAACAGGACACAGCAGCTGCTGTCATGTACACAGTGGTGACTCCTCTATTAAATCCTTTCATTTATAGCCTGCGGAACAAGGACATGAAGGGAGCCCTGGGAAGACTTATCAGGGGCAAAGTACTGTTTTTGAAATGCCAATAA
- the LOC103111580 gene encoding olfactory receptor 1P1-like — MEEGNMTCSSEFLLWGFSEQPEQQPIFFLVFLCMYTATVTGNLLIVLSISTDKHLHTPMYFFLASLSCTDILFTSTTVPKALVNIQTQSRSISYAGCLTQLYFFLTLGELENLLLATMAYDRYVAICHPLHYMMIMSPRRCVLLIATCWTLTNFLAMPHTFLMFRLTFCPNKIIPDFFCDLVPLMKVSCSDTRVNELVLLYLGGAVLVVPFIFILISYIYIVSAIVRVPSAQGRRKAFSTCASHLAVVALFFGTVFRAYLFPSSSVSNSVQGDTAAAVMYTVVTPLLNPFIYTLRNKDMKGALGKLLGGKVSFLRGQ; from the coding sequence ATGGAAGAAGGGAACATGACCTGCAGCTCTGAGTTCCTCCTCTGGGGCTTCTcagagcagccagagcagcagcccatcTTCTTCCTGGTGTTCCTGTGCATGTACACGGCGACTGTGACTGGCAACCTGCTCATCGTCCTCTCCATTAGCACTGACAAGCACCTCCatacccccatgtacttcttcctcgcCAGTTTGTCATGTACAGATATCCTGTTCACCTCCACCACCGTGCCCAAGGCCCTGGTGAACATCCAGACCCAGAGCAGGTCTATTTCCTACGCAGGATGCCTGACCCAGCTCTACTTCTTcttaactttgggagaactggaGAACCTTCTCCTGGCCAcaatggcctatgaccgctatgtggccatctgccacCCTCTCCACTACATGATGATCATGAGCCCCAGGCGCTGCGTCCTCCTGATCGCCACCTGCTGGACTCTTACTAATTTTCTTGCCATGCCCCACACCTTCCTCATGTTTCGACTTACTTTCTGCCCGAATAAAATCATTCCTGACTTCTTCTGTGATCTGGTGCCCTTGATGAAGGTGTCCTGCTCCGACACTCGGGTCAATGAGCTAGTGCTCCTCTACCTGGGGGGAGCAGTCCTTGTAGTTCCCTTTATCTTCATCCTGATCTCTTATATCTACATTGTTTCAGCCATTGTCAGAGttccttctgcccagggaagacgcAAGGCCTTCTCTACATGTGCTTCCCACCTTGCTGTCGTTGCCCTGTTCTTTGGGACAGTGTTCAGGGCTTATCTGTTCCCCTCATCCTCTGTATCCAATTCAGTACAAGGGGACACAGCAGCTGCTGTCATGTACACAGTGGTGACTCCCCTGTTAAACCCATTTATTTACACCCTGAGGAACAAGGACATGAAGGGAGCCCTGGGGAAGCTTCTCGGAGGCAAAGTCTCCTTCTTGAGGGGCCAGTGA